The Caldalkalibacillus thermarum genome includes the window TATATGTCCAGGGCAGCAGCATCAGCACGGCCCAAGTTAGCAACCCAGCTGTTTATTATGGCTGAAGAGCTGCGCCTGTCACTGGCCATGATGGCGGAGAGGCCTGGCACACAGCGTGTGTTTGATGTCCGCCGCCAGGTGTATACCCGCTATTTTGCCCGCAGGCTGCCGGGACATGTGCGTCGTGGAGAACAGGGTGACGCCTTGTTTACGGCCTTGTATTTATGGCTGACAGCCAACGAAGTCGATCCCCGCGTTCCCGGGATCAGTGCTGAGTTGTATCAGCTGCTGAAACAATTGCAGCCCCAGTTGGAGTGGCTGATGGATGCCAGTTCAACTGCTGAAGTGGCCGAGCGTTGCTGGGGGATTGTGGAGGCCCTTGATGTGCACTTGTCCGGCGACATGCAGACGACGTACTGGGCCTGGCCCAAGAGCCGTGTTCCGGAGCCAGAGCCGCAAGTGGACATTGATCCTCTGAACCGGGCCTCTCTCTTGAAGGCGTATGACGAAGAAGGGGAACAGGAAGTGAAAGAGGATCAGCGTAAAGACCAAAAGCTGCCTATGTGGCATCAGGATACAGCAGATAAGACCGGTCATTTTTTGCAGTTTGAGCTGGAGGAAGGCGCCCGCTCCACCGCCTTGGGCGGCGTTTTGCGCCAGTCGGACAGCGGGGACCAGGCCGTGGGTATGGTGCAAGGGTCAGCCCATCGCTCCAGCCGTGATGATTATGAGGATCCTCAAAATGTACTCAAACGTTTGGAAACACTGGCTGGTGAGCAGAAAGCATTGATGGGGGACATCAACCGTCATGTCAAACCTGTCTTTGTACCTCCCAAACCTGCAAGCCAGGCTGACAGGGCCGCCTATGAGGAGCTCATCCGGCACATTAGTCCTTTCAAACGCAAGCTGATGAAAACGATTCAGCTGATACTGGAACATAAGCACACGGCTGCCAGAGAATTCTTGCCCTTCGGCCGCCTGACCAGG containing:
- a CDS encoding vWA domain-containing protein, with the translated sequence MVFRFLEQEVDAFVRMQLLDLARTLARRPQVRIDFDLSSYFDPGSQTIYISQFWDELDDPKMQLEGMKSDVYIRSMEIKASDRSAIARYMSRAAASARPKLATQLFIMAEELRLSLAMMAERPGTQRVFDVRRQVYTRYFARRLPGHVRRGEQGDALFTALYLWLTANEVDPRVPGISAELYQLLKQLQPQLEWLMDASSTAEVAERCWGIVEALDVHLSGDMQTTYWAWPKSRVPEPEPQVDIDPLNRASLLKAYDEEGEQEVKEDQRKDQKLPMWHQDTADKTGHFLQFELEEGARSTALGGVLRQSDSGDQAVGMVQGSAHRSSRDDYEDPQNVLKRLETLAGEQKALMGDINRHVKPVFVPPKPASQADRAAYEELIRHISPFKRKLMKTIQLILEHKHTAAREFLPFGRLTRKLTRLLTEDSPRLFYKKKNPSRQIDAAFMLLVDCSASMYDKMTETQRGIALFHECLRGLSIPHMVTGFWEESGEGKRGAYPNYFQPVIEFSRSLLPDSGPAIMQLKPQQDNRDGYAIRLMSAHLLERTEARRFLLVFSDGEPAAQNYEAEGILDTYQAVLEARRKGIDVIGIYLAGEQVPEKVQQTFRNIYGRHSIVVPHVNELNDHLLPILRKLLLKAMV